In Nisaea acidiphila, the DNA window CGAAGAGATCGTCGCCGACGATCTGGACCTTTTTGCCGATCCGGTCGGTCAGGGCCTTGAAGCCGTCCCAGTCATCCTCCGAGAGCGCATCCTCGATCGAGACGATCGGGTAACGGTTGCAGAGATCCTCGTAGAGATCGATCATGCCGCCGCTATCCAGCACCTTGCCCTGCCCGGCCAGCACATATTTGCCGTCCTTGAAGAATTCGGTCGAGGCCGGATCGAGCGCGATGGCGACATCTTCGCCCGGCTTGTAGCCGGCCGCCTCGATCGCGGACATGACGAAGCCGAGGGCTTCCTCCTCGCTCTTCAGGTTCGGCGCGAAGCCGCCCTCGTCGCCGACATTGGTGCTGTGGCCGGCCTCGGAGAGTTTCTTCTTAAGTGCATGGAACACTTCCGCGCCGATGCGCACGCCCTCCGCCAGGGTCTCGGCGGAGACCGGCATGATCATGAATTCCTGGAAATCGATCGGATTGTCGGCATGGGCGCCGCCATTGATGATGTTCATCATCGGCGTCGGCAGGATATGCGCGAAGGCGCCGCCGACATAACGATAGAGCGGCAAGTCGAAATCGGCCGCGGCGGCATGGGCGACGGCAAGGCTGACGCCGAGCATCGCATTGGCGCCGAGACGCTCCTTCTTGTCGGTGCCGTCGAGATCGAGCAGCGCCTGATCGATAACGATCTGCTCGGCGGCCTCCTGCCCGAGCAGCGCGTCGAAAATCTCGCCGTTCACGGCCTCGACAGCTTTCAGCACGCCCTTGCCGCCATAGCGGTCCTCGTCTCCGTCGCGCAGCTCAAGCGCCTCGTAGGCGCCGGTGGAGGCACCGGAGGGCACTGCGGCCCTTCCCTGCGCACCGCTCTCCAGGGTGACGTCGACCTCAACGGTCGGGTTGCCGCGGCTGTCGAGAATCTCACGCCCGGTGATATCGACGATGGCGCTCATGGGTTCGCTCTCCTGAAAGACGATCTGCGTTTCGGAAACGGCGGTTGAGCCGGCGCGCACAGGCATACTCGGCGCGGGGAAAGGTTGCAATGCCGGTGCGGCACTTTTGTCCCCGAAACGGCTCCCCATATGCTCACGGAACAAAAGACGGGAGAGAGAGATGTCCAGACCGACCAGCCCGGCCTTCGACCCAATGGATGTGGCGCCCCGCATAGGCAGCGGCTATCCGGAACAGTTCCAGAAAGGCTGCGAGGCGCGGGAGAAACGCCGCCTCGGCGACCATGGCGGGCTGGTCAATTTCGGCGTCAACCTGACCACCCTGCCGCCCGGTCAGGGCTCGGCCATCCGGCACTGGCACACCATGCAGGACGAGTTCGTCTACGTCGTCTCGGGCGAGCTCACCCTGATCACCGATGCGGGCGAGCAGATCCTCACCGCCGGCATGTGCGCCGCCTTTCCCAAGAACGTGCCCGATGGCCATTGCCTGGTGAACCGATCCGACGCACCGGCGAGCTATCTCGAGATCGGCGACCGCACGCCGGGCGACATGGGGCACTATCCGGAGCTGGATCTGGTGGCCGACGGCAGGGCCGGAGACTACGTCTTCACCCGCAAGGATGGGACGCCTTACTGAGTGCACGCGGGCGCACCGCGCCTACTATCCACAACAGACCGTCATCCCGGCCAACGAGCCGGGATCTCCCCGAACACCAGGCGGTGCGGATGGTTCAAGATCCCGGATCGAGGCCCGGGATGACAGACGCTTCATCTATTCGGACTCAATCCCCGGATAGGCGTCGCGCAACGCCTCCACCTCGTCCGCTCGGCCGCGCGCCTTCATAAATCCCACCAGGTTTCCAAAACCTGCACGGGTGTTCGGGTGCCCTGGCCCGAGCACTCGATATAGAATATCGACCGCCTTTCGATAGACCGGTTCCGCCTCTTCGTAGCGCCCCTGCTCGTTAAGGTTCGAGGCCACATTGTTGTAGCTCGTGGCTGTCGATGGATGCTCCTCGCCCAGGACACGCCGACGGATTTCAAGACCCTTGCGATAGAGCGGCTCTGCCTCCGCGTAACGCCCCTGCGCATTCAGGTTATAGGCCACATTGTTGTAGCTCGTGGCCGTCGATGGATGCTCCTCGCCCAGGACACGCTGATTAATTTCAAGACCCTTGCGATAGAGCGGCTCCGCCTCCGCGTAGCGCCCCTGCGCATTCAGGTTATAGGCCACATTGTTGTAGCTCGTGGCCGTATCCGGATGCTCCTCGCCCAGGACACGCCGGCGGATTTCAAGACCCTTGCGATAGAGCGGCTCCGCCTCCGCGTAACGCCCCTGGTCGTCAAGGTTCGAGGCCACATTGTTGTAGCTCGACCCCGTATCCGGATGCTCCTCGCCCAGGACACGCTGATTAATTTCAAGATCCTTGCGATAGAGCGGCTCTGCCTCCGCGTAACGCCCCTGCGCATTCAAGTTCGAGGCTACATTGTTGTAGCTCGTGGCCGTCGATGGATGCTCCTCGCCCAGGACACGCCGGCGGATTTCAAGACCCTTGCGATAGAGCGGCTCCGCCTCCGCGTAGCGCCCCTGCGCATTCAGGTTATAGGCCACATTGTTGTAGCTCGCCCCCGTATCCGGATGCTCCTCGCCCAGGACACGCTGATTAATTTCAAGACCCTTGCGATAGAGCGGCTCCGCCTCCGCGTAGCGCCCCTGCGCATTCAGGTTATAGGCCACATTGTTGTAGCTCGCCCCCGTATCCGGATGCTCCTCGCCCAGGACACGCTGACGAATTTCAAGACCCTTGCGATAGAGCGGCTCCGCCTCCGCGTAACGCCCCTGCGCATTCAGGTTATAGGCCACATTGTTGTAGCTCGTGGCCGTCGATGGATGCTCCTCGCCCAGGACACGCCGGCGAATTTCAAGACCCTTGCGATAGAGCGGCTCCGCCTCCGCGTAACGCCCTTGGTCGTCAAGGTTCGAGGCCACATTGTTGTAGCTCGCCCCTGTATCCGGATGCTCCTCGCCCAGGACACGCCGGCGGATTTCAAGACCCTTGCGATAGAGCGGCTCCGCCTCCGCGTAACGCCCCTGGTCGTCAAGGTTCGAGGCCACATTGTTGTAGCTCGCCCCCGTATCCGGATGCTCCTCGCCCAGGACACGCCGGCGGATTTCGAGCGCTTGCTTCAGATATTCGCGCGCCTGCACAAAGTCCGCTCGTATTTGGAGACTTAAGCCAATGGCATTGTAGATTTCGGCGAGATTTTCCGGATCGCTATCCGGTCCCCGTGTGGCATCTTCGACGAACTGAATAAGGCGATCGGCGATTTGGGTTGAAAGGGCAAGGTCGCCGGAAAGCCGTGCCAACCGAGCGCAGGCCAGTACCGCGTTCAGATCTTTCGGGTCAAGTTCGTGTGCCCGCAGAAAATGAGCTTTCGCTCCGCGATAGTCGATCTCTTGCTCGGCAATCGTCCCGAGACTGAATGCGATACTGGCTTGACGCTCGATTGCCGTCCGATCGGCGGAAAGCTCTTGGAGGCCCTCCAGACGGTCTCGGGCCGCATCGAAATCGCCCCTTTCGAGAGCTTCCAGAGCCGCGTCAAGCTCCGCGTCCACAGCTTGATCCGCGCCGGCTTTTGCCTCGGCGAGTTCGCTCGAAATGCGCCGTGCCGCTTCCCGCGCGTCCTCAACCGCCTTTTCCTTATCGGCAAACCTCGACTGGAGTGCCGATAGTTCCTTTTCGAGGATGTCGGCGTCTCGCCACCCATCTTTCAGGTTCTCGTTGTCGGAGCGCAGCGCCTTGATTTCGGCTTTCAACTCGCGTTCGCGCTCGCGCGCCTGTTCGAGAACCGTGGCCGCGAAGCCTTCCGGGACCGGAGGGGCAACGTCGGATTTTCTCGGGAGCAAAAATCGAAAACACGCGAAAATCGCCCCCAGGATGGCGAGGAGCGCGGCGAGTGAACCGAGCACCACGGCGTGTTCAGTCAAAAATGCGATGATCGGGTCTGCCAACCCGTTCTCCAGCCCACTCTCTTCATCTGCCATCTGCCGCTCCCATGGGGCCCATGATGCAAGCGCCGATGCGAAGTTTGCAACCTCCGGTAAACGCTCATGCTTTCGGTTGATAGAAACCGCTTCAGCAGTGGTTTGGCGGTCAACGGGTGGGAATGCTGACCGCCTTTAACGTCATCCCGTCGAAGGACGGGACGTTGCGCTGAATCAGGACGCGGTTGACAGGAATGTGCATAGGGCTATTTTCGCCTCTGGTTTCGGACTGCCTGCCGCTCGCGGCTCTGCCACGGTGAAAGTCCTCCGCTTCTACACATGACCGAACCTGTTCGACAGGCATGCGGGAATGGCAATGCGAGCCCCATTCGAGATCCGCGTGTCGCGACAAAAGAGGTTTGTCATGTCCGACAGCACGGCCATTCCCTCGATCGAGGACCTAAAATTCAGCGCCGGCGAGCTGCGCCGCGATATCGCCGCGGAAGGTATCGTCATCTCGCACGGTCAGGCGCTCGAGCGGATCGCGCACGATCTCGGTTTCCGGGACTGGAACACGCTTTCGGCCGCGGCGCGTGACTCGCGTCCAAAATCTCCCGTCTCGAAGGGCGAACGGGTCACCGGGCACTATCTCGGCCAGAGTTTCACGGCGACGGTGATCGACAGCTATGCCTTGGAAATGCACAGCCGCTACCGTGTGACGCTGCATTTCGACGAGCCGGTCGACGTAGTCACCTTCGAGAGCTTCTCGTCGTTCCGGCAGCGTGTGACCTGCACATTAACGCCGGACGGTAGAACGCCGCAGAAGACCTCGAACGGGAAGCCGCAGCTCGTGCTGGAGGGCAAGAGCTAACACCGCCGCGCCGGCTGGACTATCGCGCCACGCGTACGTCCAGCAGTCCCAGGGACCCGAGATCACGGCGCGTCATTCCCGGGGCCCCACTCGCGTGGTGACGATAACGGCCTAATTAGAGATCAGTGCGCCGAGGTGCGCAGCTCCGCTGCTTTCCGGCTAGCCGAAGAGCCGTCCGCGCCGGCTGCCCCCAGCGCCTCGCCATAGCGCTCCCAGCTCCAGGCGCTGTTCGGCTTCTTCTCGGTCCGTTCGGAAAGCAGCGCGCGGGCCTTGGCGGTCTCGCCGCCCTTGAGCGCGGCGTCGACAAGCATTTCCTCGAACACGTCGCGCTGGGCGTGGCTGCCGCCGATCAGGCGGATATCGTCGCGCAAAGGCCAGATCAGGGTGACGGCTCGGGCCGGGCTGCCTGTGCGGATCGCGGTCATCGCGTCGGCGAGCGCAAGGCCGACCTTGCCGGTGATCCGCGCCTGGGTCTGGTCCCGGGTGCCCTCTTCTTTCGCATAGGCGCGCAGCTTCTCGATCATCTCACCCGCCTCGGCAAGACGGCCGGCCCCAAGCAGCGCCATCAGATAGTGCAGCGAGACGAAGATCAGTTCGTGATCGTCCATATGCTTCTCGGCGAGCGCGGCGAGCTGGGCCCAGCGCTCCGGGCCGACCTGCAATCCGTAAAGCTCCAGACGCCAGAGCAGAGCCGCGGCATTGACCACGTCAAGATACTGGTCCGCCTCCAGGTCGCTTGCGACCTGGGCATCGTAGAGCGCCATCACCTCTTCCAGCTCGTAGCGCTCCAGATGGAAAAGCGCCCGGTGCCACCAGACATGGAAACGGAAATTGTGGACACTGTTCCAGTGCGGCTCGAGGCCCTTTATCCAGTCGATACCCTCGCGGTGCCGGCCCTCCATCTCCATCACATGGGCGACGGCATGGACCGACCAGGCATCCTTCGGGTCGATCTCGACCGCCTCGCGGGCATAGCGCTCGCCCCGGCGGTACTCGCCCGCTTCCTCGAGCCCGAACCCGTACATGCCGATCAGATTGCCGTAGAGCGGATGGGACCTGTCCCAGGCATGCAGAACCCGGGCGACGCTGTCCCGCATCTTGCCGCCGTTCCCGGCGTAGAAATGGGCGAAATGGGCGAGCCGGAGGGCCAGCATGTCCTTCGGATGGTCGAGCAGAATACGCTCCCACGCGTCGGCCGCGCCGTCGATATCCCCGGCGCACCAAGCGCCAAGAGCCACCAGATGGCCCTGCTCGCGCTCCGTCGTGTCAAGACGGGCGAAAAGTTCGGTGGCCGTTCCGAGTGCCTTGTCGGCCCGCATCGCCATCGCCTTCGTGCCGAAGAGCTTCATGAAATAGCCCTTGGTCACATGCGCGAGCGGCATGTCGGGATCGGCCGTCAGCGTATCCTTTAGGCGATCGCCGACATCGCGGGTGAAGCGAACATAACCATCCACGGTGGAGCCGAAAGCCGATGCCGCCTCCCCGGAGGCCGCTGTGACATCAAGTCCGAGACCATCCGAATAGACCGGCATTTTTCGCTCCCGTGCGTTATCCGATATTTATTGGAGTCGCCTTTGCCAGGCGATCGAAGGAGAGAAGAGTTTCGAGCAGCCCGCGCATTTGCGCAAGGGGGACCATGTTGGGCCCGTCGCAGGGCGCGTTGTCCGGGTCCTCATGGGTTTCGATGAAGAGACCGGCAACGCCGATCGCGGTCGCAGCCCGGGCCAATACCGGTACGAACTCCCGCTGACCGCCGGATGCGTTGCCGAGCCCGCCCGGCTGCTGCACGGAATGGGTCGCGTCGAAGACGACCGGATAGCCGGTGCTCGCCATGGTCGCGAGACCGCGCATGTCGTTCACAAGGGTGTTATAGCCGAAGCTGGTGCCCCGCTCGGTCAGCAGGATGTTGCTGTTGCCCGCCCCGACGACCTTGCCGATGGCCGAGTTCATGTCCCAGGGCGCGAGGAACTGACCTTTCTTGATATTGACCGTCTTGCCGGTGGCCGCCGCGGCGACCAACAGATCGGTCTGCCGGCTGAGGAATGCCGGGATCTGCAGAATATCGACGAACTCCGCGGCCGGCGCGCAATGACCCGGCTCGTGCACGTCGGTCAGGACGGCGCAACCGAAGCGCTCCCTCACCTCGGCGAGAATGGGTAGCCCCTTCTCCATGCCGATACCGCGATCGGAGGCGCTGCTGCTGCGGTTCGCCTTGTCATATGAGCTTTTGTAGACGAAGCCGATACCGAGATCGCCGCAAAGCGCCGAGAGGGCGTCCGCCATCTCCAGTGCATGTTCCCGGCTCTCCATCGCGCAGGGCCCCGCGATCAGCGCGAAGGGTTTCGCGTTGGAAAAGCTGACGGGCCCGACGGTGACGGTTTTCGCGTTCATCTGGTTCGCGCTCCTCGCGGGATCAGACGAGGCGCGACTGGGTAACCGCGGCCCCGATAAAGCTGGTGAAAAGCGGATGCGGGTCGAACGGTTTCGACTTCAGCTCCGGGTGGAACTGTACGCCGATGAACCAGGGATGGCTCGGCAATTCGACGATCTCCGGCAGCTCACCATCCGGCGAAAGACCGGAGAAGCGCAGCCCCGCCGCCTCCAGCGCCGGCTTGTGGTTGATGTTCACCTCGTAGCGGTGCCGGTGACGCTCGCTGATGCGGTCGGATCCGTAAATCTCACGAACCTTGGAGTCGGCGACCAGATCACACTCGTAAGCCCCGAGCCGCATGGTGCCGCCGAGATCTCCGTCCGCCGCACGCTGCTCCGTCTCGTTGCCGCGCACCCACTCGGTCAGGAGGCCGACCACGGGGATCTCGCACGGACCGAACTCGGTCGACCCGGCACCGTCCATGCCCGCAAGCGAGCGCGCGGCCTCGATGACCGCCATCTGCATGCCGAAACAGATACCGAAATAGGGAATATTGTGCTCGCGCGCGAAGGTGACGGCCTTGACCTTGCCTTCCGCGCCCCGCTCGCCGAAGCCGCCCGGCACCAGAATGCCGTGGACGTCTTCGAGACGGTGGATGGTGTCGTCACGCTCGAAGATCTCGCTGTCGATCCAGTCGAGCTCGACCTTCACCTTGTTCGCGATGCCGCCATGGGCGAGCGACTCCGCAAGCGACTTGTAGCTGTCCAGCAGGCTCGTGTATTTGCCGACAACGGCGATCTTCACCGAGCCTTCCGGATTGCGCACCGTGTGGGTGATGTCGGTCCAACGCGAAAGATCCGGCTCCGGTTCCTTCTCGTCCAGAAGACCGAAATGGCGGCAAACCTCAACGTCGAAGCCGTCATTATGGTAGGCGACCGGCACGTGATAGATCGAATCCACGTCGAGCGCCGGGATCACCGCTTCCGGGCGGATGTTGCAGAACAAAGCGATCTTGCGCCGCTGCTCCGCCGGAATCTCGTGCTCGGAGCGGCAGAGCAGAATGTCGGGCTGGATACCGACGCTTTGCAACTCCTTCACCGAGTGCTGGGTCGGCTTGGTCTTCAGCTCGCCCGCCGATGCGATCCAGGGCACCAGCGTCAGATGCACGAAAAGCGAGCGCTCGCGGCCAAGCTCGTTGCCGAGCTGACGGATCGCCTCGAGGAACGGAAGGCTCTCGATGTCGCCGACGGTGCCGCCGATCTCGCAGAGCACGAAATCCTCGTCGCCGAGATTCGATTTGGCGAATTCCTTGATCGCGTCGGTGACGTGCGGAATGACCTGAATGGTGGCGCCGAGATAGTCGCCGCGGCGCTCCCGCGAGATCACGTCCATATAGATCTGGCCTGTGGTCACGCTGTCGTTCTTGGTCGCCGAAACGCCCGTGAACCGCTCGTAGTGACCGAGATCGAGATCGGTTTCCGCCCCGTCGTCGGTGACGAAAACCTCGCCGTGTTGATACGGGCTCATGGTGCCCGGATCGACGTTCAGGTAGGGGTCGAGTTTGCGCAGACGGACCTTGTAGCCACGCGCCTGTAGCAGCGAGCCAAGGGCTGCCGAAGCGAGGCCTTTACCTAAGGATGAAACCACGCCGCCGGTGATGAAAATAAAGCGAGACATGGACCTGCGTTATATCCGAATTGCTGTGACTGAGCTAATCAAAACACGCCGCTTCGCCCGCCCGATTTCGAGCGGGGCGCGTGGCACGCCTGAAACCTGAGAATTACTGCGAGACTGGAGGCTGCGGAGCTGCCGGTTCGGCCGGCTCGGAGCTTTCCTGAACCTGGTCCGCGATTGAGCCGGTCCGGTTCGTTTCGGCGAGAATCGCGAGCAGGATACTGGTGGCGAAGAATGCCGCCGCCAGAATCGCGGTGCTGCGGGTCAGCAGATTCGCGGTCCCACGCGCGGACATGAAGCCGCCCATTCCGCCGCCGCCTCCGCCGCCGATGCCGAGTCCGCCGCCCTCGCTCCGCTGCAGCAGAACGACAATGACGAGCGCGAGCGCGATCATCAGGTGGATGGCAAGCAGGACTTCGATCATCTGTCTTTCCAGGCTCTCGTCCGGCGCGGCGTCAGGCCGCGCCCGGGACGGTAGAATGAATCTCGCGGGGTTTTAGCTTCCCAGCCGCGACTTGGCCAGCGCGAATTAATGGTAGACCTCCTCTTACGCAGCAGCCGCGATTGCGAGGAAATCCTCCGCCTTCAGGCTTGCCCCGCCTACCAGCGCTCCGTCGACATCTTCCAGAGCGAGAATTTCAGCAGCATTGCCAGGCTTCACGGAGCCTCCGTAGAGGAGTAGGAGCGCACCCGCACTGCCGAGCATTGAACCGGCCACCTTCCGCATATGGGCATGCATGGCCGCGATATCATCAATCGTCGGGGTGCGTCCGGTGCCGATCGCCCAGACAGGCTCATAGGCGATCACCACACCGGTCTCCGTCGCGCCTGCGGGAAGCGAGCCGCGGATCTGTGCCTCGACAACGGCTTCCGCCTTGCCAGCATCCCGTTCCGCCTCTGTTTCACCGACGCAGACGATCGGAACCAGCCCGGCGGCAAGAGCCGCTTCGGCCTTCGCCTTAACCGTGGCATCACTTTCGCCATGGTCCGCACGGCGCTCCGAATGACCGACGATGACGTGCGATCCGCCAAGATCCTTGATCATTGCCGCCGCGACATCGCCGGTATGCGCCCCGCTTTCGTTCATGTGACAGTCCTGGCCGCCGACCGAGATCGCGCCGCCGTTTAGAACCGCGGCAACCGGGGCGATGAGCGTCGCCGGCGGACAAACCAGCATGTCCGCACCCGCGCCAACCGCGAAATCCTTCGCGAGCGCGGATGCCAGCGCCTCCCCTTCGGCGCGCAACATGTTCATCTTCCAATTTCCGGCGATCAGGACGCGGCGTGTCATCTTCGTTTCTTCCCCGAGGCAGATGTTAAAGCGCGGATCGGCTTAGCACATTGCAGGATGAGGTGGGGAGGCCGGATTTCACTCGGAATTGCGAGTTGCAGCGAAGAAGAAGCCGCTTCTATTATGCGCCTCCCCGAGACGGGGCCCGTTAACACGAGAAAGCCGCGACAGAACATATGCTTCAACTGATCCGCTCCCGCGTCACCTCGATTTTCGTCAAGGCGCTGTTTGTGCTGCTGATCGCCTCTTTCGCGGTCTGGGGCATCGGCGACATCTTCCTCGGCTCGCCGACTGGCAAGGCCGCCATTGAAGTGGGCGACGTCGAGGTCACGACTGCCGAGGTTCTCGACGAATTCGAACGCGTACGCCGGAATATGGGCGTGCAAGTCACCGCCCAGGAAGCCGCCCAGTTCGGCCTGCTGGAGCAGGTCATGAACGATCTCGCGAACCGTGCGCTTTTCATGGCCGAAGCCGGGGATCTCGGGCTCGCGGTAGGCGACGATCAGATAAAGCGCCAGATCGCGGAAATGCCGGCCTTCCGGGACCAGACCGGCCGGTTCAATCCCGACCTCTTCCGCCAAGCACTGTTCCGGGCGCAGTTGAGCGAGGGCGCTTTCCTCAATCTGTTGCGGGAGGAAATCCGCCGCGACCAGATCGTCAATGCAGTAACAGCTGGGTTCTCCGCTCCGGATGTACAGCGCGACGCCTATTACCGCTATCGCAACGAGGAGCGCGCGGCAAAGCTGGTTACCCTCGATGCTTCGTCCCTGCCCGCGCCGCCGACGCCGACGGAAAGCGAGATCGACAGCTTCTATAACGAAAACAAGGAACGCTACAGGGCACCGGAATACCGTTCCGCGACCGTGCTGTCGCTGACCGCAGATGCGCTCGCCGTCGATATCGAGGTGCCCGAGGACCGCCTGCGCGAGGCTTACGAGAGCCGGCTTGACGAGTTCCGTTCCGTCGGCCGGCGCACCGTCGACCAGATCTTCCTGGCCGATAAGGATACCGCGGACAAGGCTGCCGCCGCCCTCGGCGAGGGCCGGAGCTTCGAACAGGTCGCCGGGGAAATTGCCGAGATGTCGCCGGACGCCCTTTCGCTAGGCAGCGTCACCCGAGCGGACCTGGATGGTACCGCGCTTGCGGATGCCATCTTT includes these proteins:
- the secG gene encoding preprotein translocase subunit SecG; this encodes MIEVLLAIHLMIALALVIVVLLQRSEGGGLGIGGGGGGGMGGFMSARGTANLLTRSTAILAAAFFATSILLAILAETNRTGSIADQVQESSEPAEPAAPQPPVSQ
- the kdsA gene encoding 3-deoxy-8-phosphooctulonate synthase, translated to MNAKTVTVGPVSFSNAKPFALIAGPCAMESREHALEMADALSALCGDLGIGFVYKSSYDKANRSSSASDRGIGMEKGLPILAEVRERFGCAVLTDVHEPGHCAPAAEFVDILQIPAFLSRQTDLLVAAAATGKTVNIKKGQFLAPWDMNSAIGKVVGAGNSNILLTERGTSFGYNTLVNDMRGLATMASTGYPVVFDATHSVQQPGGLGNASGGQREFVPVLARAATAIGVAGLFIETHEDPDNAPCDGPNMVPLAQMRGLLETLLSFDRLAKATPINIG
- the tpiA gene encoding triose-phosphate isomerase, which translates into the protein MTRRVLIAGNWKMNMLRAEGEALASALAKDFAVGAGADMLVCPPATLIAPVAAVLNGGAISVGGQDCHMNESGAHTGDVAAAMIKDLGGSHVIVGHSERRADHGESDATVKAKAEAALAAGLVPIVCVGETEAERDAGKAEAVVEAQIRGSLPAGATETGVVIAYEPVWAIGTGRTPTIDDIAAMHAHMRKVAGSMLGSAGALLLLYGGSVKPGNAAEILALEDVDGALVGGASLKAEDFLAIAAAA
- a CDS encoding cupin domain-containing protein, translated to MSRPTSPAFDPMDVAPRIGSGYPEQFQKGCEAREKRRLGDHGGLVNFGVNLTTLPPGQGSAIRHWHTMQDEFVYVVSGELTLITDAGEQILTAGMCAAFPKNVPDGHCLVNRSDAPASYLEIGDRTPGDMGHYPELDLVADGRAGDYVFTRKDGTPY
- a CDS encoding glyoxalase superfamily protein, coding for MSDSTAIPSIEDLKFSAGELRRDIAAEGIVISHGQALERIAHDLGFRDWNTLSAAARDSRPKSPVSKGERVTGHYLGQSFTATVIDSYALEMHSRYRVTLHFDEPVDVVTFESFSSFRQRVTCTLTPDGRTPQKTSNGKPQLVLEGKS
- the eno gene encoding phosphopyruvate hydratase → MSAIVDITGREILDSRGNPTVEVDVTLESGAQGRAAVPSGASTGAYEALELRDGDEDRYGGKGVLKAVEAVNGEIFDALLGQEAAEQIVIDQALLDLDGTDKKERLGANAMLGVSLAVAHAAAADFDLPLYRYVGGAFAHILPTPMMNIINGGAHADNPIDFQEFMIMPVSAETLAEGVRIGAEVFHALKKKLSEAGHSTNVGDEGGFAPNLKSEEEALGFVMSAIEAAGYKPGEDVAIALDPASTEFFKDGKYVLAGQGKVLDSGGMIDLYEDLCNRYPIVSIEDALSEDDWDGFKALTDRIGKKVQIVGDDLFVTNPVRLREGIAKGAANSILVKVNQIGTLTETLETCETAHKAGYTTVMSHRSGETEDATIADLAVAVNAGQIKTGSLSRSDRMAKYNQLIRIEEDLGPAARYAGRAGLGARA
- a CDS encoding tetratricopeptide repeat protein; the encoded protein is MADEESGLENGLADPIIAFLTEHAVVLGSLAALLAILGAIFACFRFLLPRKSDVAPPVPEGFAATVLEQARERERELKAEIKALRSDNENLKDGWRDADILEKELSALQSRFADKEKAVEDAREAARRISSELAEAKAGADQAVDAELDAALEALERGDFDAARDRLEGLQELSADRTAIERQASIAFSLGTIAEQEIDYRGAKAHFLRAHELDPKDLNAVLACARLARLSGDLALSTQIADRLIQFVEDATRGPDSDPENLAEIYNAIGLSLQIRADFVQAREYLKQALEIRRRVLGEEHPDTGASYNNVASNLDDQGRYAEAEPLYRKGLEIRRRVLGEEHPDTGASYNNVASNLDDQGRYAEAEPLYRKGLEIRRRVLGEEHPSTATSYNNVAYNLNAQGRYAEAEPLYRKGLEIRQRVLGEEHPDTGASYNNVAYNLNAQGRYAEAEPLYRKGLEINQRVLGEEHPDTGASYNNVAYNLNAQGRYAEAEPLYRKGLEIRRRVLGEEHPSTATSYNNVASNLNAQGRYAEAEPLYRKDLEINQRVLGEEHPDTGSSYNNVASNLDDQGRYAEAEPLYRKGLEIRRRVLGEEHPDTATSYNNVAYNLNAQGRYAEAEPLYRKGLEINQRVLGEEHPSTATSYNNVAYNLNAQGRYAEAEPLYRKGLEIRRRVLGEEHPSTATSYNNVASNLNEQGRYEEAEPVYRKAVDILYRVLGPGHPNTRAGFGNLVGFMKARGRADEVEALRDAYPGIESE
- a CDS encoding tetratricopeptide repeat protein → MPVYSDGLGLDVTAASGEAASAFGSTVDGYVRFTRDVGDRLKDTLTADPDMPLAHVTKGYFMKLFGTKAMAMRADKALGTATELFARLDTTEREQGHLVALGAWCAGDIDGAADAWERILLDHPKDMLALRLAHFAHFYAGNGGKMRDSVARVLHAWDRSHPLYGNLIGMYGFGLEEAGEYRRGERYAREAVEIDPKDAWSVHAVAHVMEMEGRHREGIDWIKGLEPHWNSVHNFRFHVWWHRALFHLERYELEEVMALYDAQVASDLEADQYLDVVNAAALLWRLELYGLQVGPERWAQLAALAEKHMDDHELIFVSLHYLMALLGAGRLAEAGEMIEKLRAYAKEEGTRDQTQARITGKVGLALADAMTAIRTGSPARAVTLIWPLRDDIRLIGGSHAQRDVFEEMLVDAALKGGETAKARALLSERTEKKPNSAWSWERYGEALGAAGADGSSASRKAAELRTSAH
- a CDS encoding SurA N-terminal domain-containing protein, coding for MLQLIRSRVTSIFVKALFVLLIASFAVWGIGDIFLGSPTGKAAIEVGDVEVTTAEVLDEFERVRRNMGVQVTAQEAAQFGLLEQVMNDLANRALFMAEAGDLGLAVGDDQIKRQIAEMPAFRDQTGRFNPDLFRQALFRAQLSEGAFLNLLREEIRRDQIVNAVTAGFSAPDVQRDAYYRYRNEERAAKLVTLDASSLPAPPTPTESEIDSFYNENKERYRAPEYRSATVLSLTADALAVDIEVPEDRLREAYESRLDEFRSVGRRTVDQIFLADKDTADKAAAALGEGRSFEQVAGEIAEMSPDALSLGSVTRADLDGTALADAIFTAELNTPTAPVESDLGWHIFRVTEIVPESTKPFDEVKDQVKREVAHNEALDKIFEIANQIEDSLAAGDTIEEAAKVAEVPVQAITDIDRQGLGKDGGTAEGIAADARFRTTLFQTPAQEQSQLEETQGGGYFILRVDGITKAAIRPLDEVEERVTADLVAERRADANLKRAQALVQQAASGGLEAAAEAAGLEVQTLAPFTRTGDGLPDGLPADVAEIAFDLKISDIGMSEDLSQIHIAELTAINEADPAAAGDVIEPLARQIQSGMAADAVALLIAALRESHNVTIDAGLPLAVINGDVGGPAPQQSGGLF
- a CDS encoding CTP synthase — translated: MSRFIFITGGVVSSLGKGLASAALGSLLQARGYKVRLRKLDPYLNVDPGTMSPYQHGEVFVTDDGAETDLDLGHYERFTGVSATKNDSVTTGQIYMDVISRERRGDYLGATIQVIPHVTDAIKEFAKSNLGDEDFVLCEIGGTVGDIESLPFLEAIRQLGNELGRERSLFVHLTLVPWIASAGELKTKPTQHSVKELQSVGIQPDILLCRSEHEIPAEQRRKIALFCNIRPEAVIPALDVDSIYHVPVAYHNDGFDVEVCRHFGLLDEKEPEPDLSRWTDITHTVRNPEGSVKIAVVGKYTSLLDSYKSLAESLAHGGIANKVKVELDWIDSEIFERDDTIHRLEDVHGILVPGGFGERGAEGKVKAVTFAREHNIPYFGICFGMQMAVIEAARSLAGMDGAGSTEFGPCEIPVVGLLTEWVRGNETEQRAADGDLGGTMRLGAYECDLVADSKVREIYGSDRISERHRHRYEVNINHKPALEAAGLRFSGLSPDGELPEIVELPSHPWFIGVQFHPELKSKPFDPHPLFTSFIGAAVTQSRLV